A single window of Channa argus isolate prfri chromosome 10, Channa argus male v1.0, whole genome shotgun sequence DNA harbors:
- the LOC137134365 gene encoding zinc finger protein ubi-d4-like isoform X2 — translation MAAAVDSVVKVLGEQYYRDAIEQCHSYNARLCAERSILMPFLDSQTGVAQSNCYIWMEKRQRSTGVAPGQLYSYPARRWRKKRRSHPPEDPRLAFPPLKADLELGLKRDAVGAVDGSSLEALLKGEPLDRRSGISDLRGPEDDPAAVEPPATSAATHTSSGRIRKRVLDHDDYLDDLDDEDFEDETPKRRGKSKSKGRGDKNGKKKTEAAAAALEERDKPYACDICGKRYKNRPGLSYHYTHSHLAEEEGEDREEIEAPPTPRQPEEQKTTKKGPNGLALPNDYCDFCLGDSTLNQKTGQSEELVSCSDCGRSGHPTCLQFTPVMMAAVKTYRWQCIECKCCNVCGTSENDDQLLFCDDCDRGYHMYCLTPPMTEPPEGSWSCHLCLALLKDKASIYQQNQNSGPE, via the exons ATGGCGGCGGCCGTCGATAGTGTTGTGAAAGT GCTGGGAGAGCAGTATTACAGAGATGCCATTGAACAGTGTCATAGTTACAATGCTCGGCTGTGTGCTGAGCGAAGCATTCTCATGCCTTTCCTGGACTCTCAGACTGGTGTTGCCCAGTCAAACTGCTACATCTGGATGGAGAAGAGACAACGGAGCACAG GTGTAGCTCCAGGGCAGCTGTACTCTTACCCAGCTCGGAGATGGAGGAAGAAACGCCGTTCCCATCCACCTGAGGACCCCCGCTTAGCTTTCCCTCCTCTGAAAGCAG ATTTAGAACTTGGTCTGAAGCGTGATGCAGTAGGGGCAGTGGATGGAAGCAGTCTGGAGGCGCTTCTAAAGGGGGAGCCCCTTGACAGGAGGAGCGGCATATCAGACCTACGTGGCCCTGAGGATGATCCAGCAGCAGTGGAGCCTCCTGCTACATCAGCAGCCACTCACACATCCTCTGGCCGCATTCGCAAG AGAGTCCTAGACCATGACGACTACTTGGATGACTTGGACGATGAAGATTTTGAGGATGAAACCCCCAAGAGACGAGGCAAGAGCAAGTCTAAG GGTCGCGGTGACAAGAATGGCAAGAAGAAAACTGAGGCGGCAGCTGCAGCACTGGAGGAGAGGGACAAACCTTACGCCTGTGACA tctgtgggAAGCGCTACAAGAACCGTCCTGGCCTGAGCTACCACTATACACACTCTCACCTGGCGGAGGAGGAGGGCGAGGACCGCGAGGAGATCGAGGCACCACCCACTCCTCGCCAGCCTGAGGAGCAGAAGA CTACTAAGAAGGGTCCCAATGGGCTGGCCCTGCCCAATGATTACTGCGACTTCTGTCTGGGAGACTCTACCTTAAACCAGAAGACTGGCCAATCAGAAGAGCTAGTGTCCTGCTCAGACTGTGGACGCTCCG gCCACCCAACATGCCTGCAGTTCACACCAGTGATGATGGCTGCAGTGAAGACCTACCGTTGGCAGTGCATTGAGTGCAAGTGCTGCAATGTTTGCGGCACCTCAGAGAACGAT GACCAACTGCTATTCTGTGATGACTGTGACAGAGGCTACCACATGTATTGTCTAACTCCTCCCATGACAGAACCCCCAGAGG
- the LOC137134365 gene encoding zinc finger protein ubi-d4-like isoform X3 has translation MAAAVDSVVKVLGEQYYRDAIEQCHSYNARLCAERSILMPFLDSQTGVAQSNCYIWMEKRQRSTGVAPGQLYSYPARRWRKKRRSHPPEDPRLAFPPLKAADLELGLKRDAVGAVDGSSLEALLKGEPLDRRSGISDLRGPEDDPAAVEPPATSAATHTSSGRIRKRVLDHDDYLDDLDDEDFEDETPKRRGKSKSKGRGDKNGKKKTEAAAAALEERDKPYACDTTKKGPNGLALPNDYCDFCLGDSTLNQKTGQSEELVSCSDCGRSGHPTCLQFTPVMMAAVKTYRWQCIECKCCNVCGTSENDDQLLFCDDCDRGYHMYCLTPPMTEPPEGSWSCHLCLALLKDKASIYQQNQNSGPE, from the exons ATGGCGGCGGCCGTCGATAGTGTTGTGAAAGT GCTGGGAGAGCAGTATTACAGAGATGCCATTGAACAGTGTCATAGTTACAATGCTCGGCTGTGTGCTGAGCGAAGCATTCTCATGCCTTTCCTGGACTCTCAGACTGGTGTTGCCCAGTCAAACTGCTACATCTGGATGGAGAAGAGACAACGGAGCACAG GTGTAGCTCCAGGGCAGCTGTACTCTTACCCAGCTCGGAGATGGAGGAAGAAACGCCGTTCCCATCCACCTGAGGACCCCCGCTTAGCTTTCCCTCCTCTGAAAGCAG CAGATTTAGAACTTGGTCTGAAGCGTGATGCAGTAGGGGCAGTGGATGGAAGCAGTCTGGAGGCGCTTCTAAAGGGGGAGCCCCTTGACAGGAGGAGCGGCATATCAGACCTACGTGGCCCTGAGGATGATCCAGCAGCAGTGGAGCCTCCTGCTACATCAGCAGCCACTCACACATCCTCTGGCCGCATTCGCAAG AGAGTCCTAGACCATGACGACTACTTGGATGACTTGGACGATGAAGATTTTGAGGATGAAACCCCCAAGAGACGAGGCAAGAGCAAGTCTAAG GGTCGCGGTGACAAGAATGGCAAGAAGAAAACTGAGGCGGCAGCTGCAGCACTGGAGGAGAGGGACAAACCTTACGCCTGTGACA CTACTAAGAAGGGTCCCAATGGGCTGGCCCTGCCCAATGATTACTGCGACTTCTGTCTGGGAGACTCTACCTTAAACCAGAAGACTGGCCAATCAGAAGAGCTAGTGTCCTGCTCAGACTGTGGACGCTCCG gCCACCCAACATGCCTGCAGTTCACACCAGTGATGATGGCTGCAGTGAAGACCTACCGTTGGCAGTGCATTGAGTGCAAGTGCTGCAATGTTTGCGGCACCTCAGAGAACGAT GACCAACTGCTATTCTGTGATGACTGTGACAGAGGCTACCACATGTATTGTCTAACTCCTCCCATGACAGAACCCCCAGAGG
- the LOC137134365 gene encoding zinc finger protein ubi-d4-like isoform X1 — protein MAAAVDSVVKVLGEQYYRDAIEQCHSYNARLCAERSILMPFLDSQTGVAQSNCYIWMEKRQRSTGVAPGQLYSYPARRWRKKRRSHPPEDPRLAFPPLKAADLELGLKRDAVGAVDGSSLEALLKGEPLDRRSGISDLRGPEDDPAAVEPPATSAATHTSSGRIRKRVLDHDDYLDDLDDEDFEDETPKRRGKSKSKGRGDKNGKKKTEAAAAALEERDKPYACDICGKRYKNRPGLSYHYTHSHLAEEEGEDREEIEAPPTPRQPEEQKTTKKGPNGLALPNDYCDFCLGDSTLNQKTGQSEELVSCSDCGRSGHPTCLQFTPVMMAAVKTYRWQCIECKCCNVCGTSENDDQLLFCDDCDRGYHMYCLTPPMTEPPEGSWSCHLCLALLKDKASIYQQNQNSGPE, from the exons ATGGCGGCGGCCGTCGATAGTGTTGTGAAAGT GCTGGGAGAGCAGTATTACAGAGATGCCATTGAACAGTGTCATAGTTACAATGCTCGGCTGTGTGCTGAGCGAAGCATTCTCATGCCTTTCCTGGACTCTCAGACTGGTGTTGCCCAGTCAAACTGCTACATCTGGATGGAGAAGAGACAACGGAGCACAG GTGTAGCTCCAGGGCAGCTGTACTCTTACCCAGCTCGGAGATGGAGGAAGAAACGCCGTTCCCATCCACCTGAGGACCCCCGCTTAGCTTTCCCTCCTCTGAAAGCAG CAGATTTAGAACTTGGTCTGAAGCGTGATGCAGTAGGGGCAGTGGATGGAAGCAGTCTGGAGGCGCTTCTAAAGGGGGAGCCCCTTGACAGGAGGAGCGGCATATCAGACCTACGTGGCCCTGAGGATGATCCAGCAGCAGTGGAGCCTCCTGCTACATCAGCAGCCACTCACACATCCTCTGGCCGCATTCGCAAG AGAGTCCTAGACCATGACGACTACTTGGATGACTTGGACGATGAAGATTTTGAGGATGAAACCCCCAAGAGACGAGGCAAGAGCAAGTCTAAG GGTCGCGGTGACAAGAATGGCAAGAAGAAAACTGAGGCGGCAGCTGCAGCACTGGAGGAGAGGGACAAACCTTACGCCTGTGACA tctgtgggAAGCGCTACAAGAACCGTCCTGGCCTGAGCTACCACTATACACACTCTCACCTGGCGGAGGAGGAGGGCGAGGACCGCGAGGAGATCGAGGCACCACCCACTCCTCGCCAGCCTGAGGAGCAGAAGA CTACTAAGAAGGGTCCCAATGGGCTGGCCCTGCCCAATGATTACTGCGACTTCTGTCTGGGAGACTCTACCTTAAACCAGAAGACTGGCCAATCAGAAGAGCTAGTGTCCTGCTCAGACTGTGGACGCTCCG gCCACCCAACATGCCTGCAGTTCACACCAGTGATGATGGCTGCAGTGAAGACCTACCGTTGGCAGTGCATTGAGTGCAAGTGCTGCAATGTTTGCGGCACCTCAGAGAACGAT GACCAACTGCTATTCTGTGATGACTGTGACAGAGGCTACCACATGTATTGTCTAACTCCTCCCATGACAGAACCCCCAGAGG